The DNA region TGAAAGTTATGGGTTCAGTCTCCGGTGGCACAGTGAATCAGTGCTGTTGATAATTCTCATACTGCGACAAAATGGTTAATGAGTGCTTCtcagtttttttaatgatttcctAACCAAAGTCAGTCATTTTTATAAAGATTCAGACTAAACAATATCTGTAACACCATGTAATTACAATTAAGTGTTAATATCAATGTTAGTGATAAAAAGAGGGGTTATGTCCATTTGAATAACTAGTATATATGTGTATGAACTCAGTGTGCGTTCTGGTTATAAAGTGAAAAACTCTATTTAGTACAGTAACGAACATGTTACCAACCTATCAAATACGTGTCATACCTTTGAGTTTCTTCAGAAATCTTGACCGTCATTTAGTTTTGATTATCAATATGAGAATTAGTGAGACTAAATTATGTATATCTTTGTGATCAAATTTGCCTTGATCACTAATATTCAACTCACTTAACAAATGCAAAAACAAGTATTGATCTGTTTTTCTGTTTTAAAAcgacttacttatttacttctaACGACAAAATATATCGTTTATCATAATCACAACCTATTTAATatgttaatcaataaaatctacTGAAATATCTCAAAGATGAATAAAACATCAGTACAACACTTTAGTTATTAGTAAGTTTTTCCTTAAAGCCAGTCTGTTGTCTAAAGGTAGAACTAGCTTACATAAACTTTTTGAAGTTTTACAATAATCAGATTCAATACTATTTAGGTGCCTTAACCAATATAGGTGAAACGGAGTTCAAGCATGTATATTAGTGATTTCAACAGTtgcgatcatgagtcaatcaaagctagaccaccatggaaaacccggaagcagtggatgtccgtttcgtcctattgtgggactcctcagcagtgcgcatccacgaccccgcccctcgggattggaacccaggacctactggtttcgcgcgcgaacgcttaaccaccaggccactgagccggcatctaacggtgttaatgtctaacttcaactaatccacgaaatcgagcgacacatccaccattgtcatcagtgagttattaactcacaactgacccggttgaactctactgttcattgcttctcactagaactccaggatatatctcttgaagccagtcactttATATTAGTGACTGAAAATTAGATCTTTCTTTTAATCATTCTATGATTACTATACACTATTCGTTAAGCTTGAGTGTTCTCAGAATAATTTCAGTGTGATTTCAATTGTTACTAACCCTATACAATTCAAAGTTTTGAAAAATGcccatattttttaataaataaaaaactggATTATTAGTTATGACttaagtttttttcttttcaaaaaaagacaaaaaaaagaattatatgttaATCTTACATGTACTGATGTTGGTTGTTGAACAACAGGAGAACTATTTTCCATTGGAATAATGTAGTAGTAGATAAAATTGATTAACGAATTTACGTTGTAATAACGTTATTTTTTTCTGCCAAGTTTTTATTTTCCCACATTCCCACCCATTTTATATTTATcagaaataattagtttatttgatTAGATGATTGGTTACAATTTTAATTTCTTATCAAACTTCTAAAAAAAAGCAATCTATTAGTATCTAGAATGCTTCCTGATTGGATAACATAAGATGTTAGATACGTAAGTTGGTGGTAACACATTTGTCCAGAGAACACAATAATATCAATGATGTATATTTTGGCTGCAACTCTTCTCCATCATTCTGGAATTAGAACAGtagatataagcgaacaatattgttttcaattaaatcCTCTttaggctttactctaatatacagtaatatttatattccaCATCTATCTGCATCTACGACTTCAGCTGTTCCAGTGAAGAAAGTTATATTGAGCGAACAACCAGACAACTGACACAATGAGTTGGTGCATATCTCCATTCGTGGTTAGGAAAGGATATCCTTAAAACAATACTCAGTTTCTTTTATCACACGTCGGTCATGTAGATAGaaataagtcatttaaagtGGTTTATCGTATACCTAATAGCTGTCCTTATGGGGTTCGATCTCATCTCTTACaaatagcagaagctataggaattcgagctAATGATTCAAGTCTTTgaattcataagaaatttgtcCAGTTATCTCAAAACTCCTCATTACGTAATTCTATGgtttttatgaatgttattttaatATCTTTGTTTTTCAAGTCATTGACAGATTTACCATTATGAAACATTGATTCAAGCctctattattcttattacaacTAGTACATCTGTCATCACACTATCAATCTACACCCACTACTTATTATATTTATCTATgtcatatattacttacttacttacttacgcctgttactcctcgtgaaggagcataggtcgctcaccagcattctccatccaaccctgtcctgggcaatcctttctagctccgtccagttgtaattcatcgttttcatatctgcttctattatccgacgcaatgtgttctttggccttcctctttttcgcttcccttcaggattccaagttagggcttgcctcgtgatgcagtttgacgatttgcgtaatgtatgtcctatccatttccatcgtcttttcctaatttcttcttcagctggaagttggtttgttctctcccacagaaggctattgctgatggtatccggccaatggatgttgagtatcttgcgtagacagttatttataaatacttgtactttcttgattgtggttgttgtagttctccaagtttcagctccatacagtagaactgccttgacgttcgtattgaagattctcactttgatattggtcgacagttgttttgagttccacatgttcttcaattgtaggaatgcgacccttgctttgccgatcctcgcctttacgtctgcatcggatcctccttgttcatcggtgatgcttcccagatatgtgaaggactctacatcttccagagtttcgccatcaagtgtgattggattgctgttcttcgtgttggatttgaggaccttagttttccccttgtgtatattgaggcctactgatgcagagactgctgccacactgactgtctatctgcatttgttcatgtgtatgtgataggagggctaggtcatctgcgaagtccaaaccgtctaattggttctgagctgtcaattgtatgccgtgttttccttcagatgttgaggtcttcataatccagtcgaccaccgaaagaaagaggaagggagagagtagacagccttgtttgactccggtccttacttggaatgcatctgtcagctttCCTCCATGCATGACCTTGCACTGtattccgtcgtatgagttccggataatattgacaatcttctcaggaactccgtagtgtcgaagaagtttccataatgtcttcctatctacactgtcgaatgccttttcataatcaatgaagttgatgtatagtgatgagttccactcaactgattgttcgacgatgatccgtagtgttgcaatttggtctgtgcacgaccgatccttacggaatccagcttgttgatctcgaagttgggcgtctactgcatccttcatccggttcagcaacaatctgttgaagactttccctggtattgacagtagtgttatgcctctgtagttttcacatttgctcagatctcctttctttggaatcttgacgaggtgtccttctttccagtccatcggcacttgttcctcctcccaaatctttttgaatagaagataaagcatgcttgtggttgcttcgatgtctgatttcagtgcttcagctggtatgttgtcgggtcccgctgctttcccgttcttgatttgtctgacggccattctaatttcttccgtagttggtggattgacatctataggaagatctatgtgtgctgcttcgatgttcggtggattcattggagccggcccaTATATTCTACTGTTATCACGGAATCATAAATTGCCTTGatttgtttaataattttgtatgtGCATCTAAATATCACTGTACATTGCAGTAAAGCCTggtgaggatctaatcgaaaacaatactgttcgcctatatatgttgttctaaatcacAATATGGACTGAATTGGTCACGGAGGGACCATGTATACTCACTACtcagtagtcccatactaggacaaaacagccatccattgctttcaggtttttaatggtagtccAGTTtaaattgactcgtgaattcaactcttaaaatgctacaatctccacaaatcccccatacaattaaacaattatcatcAATCAGTCAGCCACAGTAAAaggacccattagaactgaattgagtagcgagaaaacctgaagtaggttccaggaacaactgaggtcacgattaggtagttctgaaaacgaggttgacttagatgttgcttggaaaacTATACAAACATTTATCATTACGCCTACTAGTAAAACTTCTATTCGTATTGAAGTTTTACGCGTTTACCTTAATACAATTATATACTACAAATGCTTTACAGTACATTAGATTAATCACATACCTTGATATTGTAATTATATTTACTTTACATAATCTTCTGCATATATGAACTTATTAAGAAACACTTAAGAACATGTATTCACGAGAAGCTTAAtacaatgatttatttcatttcatactTTCGGTtaacattttcttttctttttttcttcctttagttatagatatttcattgaatttgtTACTAGATGGATATCGACTAACACTACACATTCTAATTTAATTCTTCATAGATCTAATGTTTCATTCTTACTATAAAGAAAATATTCGATcgaaaaataattgaataactTTGTCAAATAACTAGAGTTATTCcattatgtaaataattatattcttatcattattattttgggttataaaataaagaaatttatCTTATAACATAAAACTTTAGAAGTGTAGATAATATCTACTTATAAGTAATAATGAAtcagaaacaaacaaaaaatatagtTCTGGGAGAAACAGTAGCTTAAAGTTTatcccaccaccacc from Schistosoma haematobium chromosome ZW, whole genome shotgun sequence includes:
- the LINE1_1 gene encoding LINE-1 retrotransposable element ORF2 protein (EggNog:ENOG4103HER~COG:S); protein product: MNPPNIEAAHIDLPIDVNPPTTEEIRMAVRQIKNGKAAGPDNIPAEALKSDIEATTSMLYLLFKKIWEEEQVPMDWKEGHLVKIPKKGDLSKCENYRGITLLSIPGKVFNRLLLNRMKDAVDAQLRDQQAGFRKDRSCTDQIATLRIIVEQSVEWNSSLYINFIDYEKAFDSVDRKTLWKLLRHYGVPEKIVNIIRNSYDGIQCKVMHGGKLTDAFQVRTGVKQGCLLSPFLFLSVVDWIMKTSTSEGKHGIQLTAQNQLDGLDFADDLALLSHTHEQMQIDSQCGSSLCISRPQYTQGEN